ACCCGGCGACCCATCTGTTGCCAGAATTATTGACGGGCAACGCATCTGCGTTGAACTGGGGTTTGAATACCAGCATCCCGACCCGATGACGATGATGTTCTGAGTGTGCGTATTGCCTTTCAGACAAGGGCGCGCAAGCTGAGCTATCCTTTTCAGCACCGTGATGAACAGGCGTTATCCCTAATTATGTGATAACGCCTGTGCCGCGGTGTGTTCTTGACGGAGGAAAAAACCGATGATGGGAAAAATCAGCAACGGCGCGGCTTAATCCAGCTGCTTCTTGCGGTAAAGCCGTCGTGGATGACCTATTTTGCCATAACGCATTTCCACATCCAGAAACTGGTTTTCCAGCCCAAACTCCAGATAACGCCGGGCCGTTGTTTTGCTAAGGCCGGTGCGTGCAACGACGTCATCAACAGAGAATAGCGCGGCCGGGTCTTCCATAAAAAGTTGCTTCACCAGATTCAGCGTATTCTCTTCAATGCCTTTGCTCCCAGGCCCGTTTGGTGTAGTAGAGGCCTGTAACTGATAGAGCACATCCACGTTTTGCTGATCGACCACCTTATAGGTGTGTTGGGTTTTCACAAACTGGATAAAACGCTCCAGTGAGGAGCGCAGCCTGGGGTAGGAAACCGGTTTAATAATGTAATCAAATGCGCCACAGCGGATAGCTTGTGCACAGGTATTCATATCACTGGCGGCGGTAATAAAAATAACCGAACAGTTAATGCTGCGCATTAGCTCACTTTCGATAAGCTGAACACCTTCGCCATCAGGCAGATAATTATCCAGTAGCATCAGCCGGGGTTTGTGCTGTTGCAGCATCCGTTTGGCTTCCAGCAGCGTTGACGCCATACCCACTACCCGCAGTGCAAAATGCTTTTCGATAAACTCGGCATGAATGTGGGCCAATTTGCGTTCATCTTCAACGATCAGAACATCGAAGTTTTCAATCGGCCTTTGCGGCGGCGCGGTGCTAGCGATTGGCATGGTACTCTCATTCTCTTTTTTAGGTTATAGATTGGTTAAACGTGGTGTTTTTGGGAATAAAAATAGAAAAAATGGCACCATGCGGAGGGTTATCTGAGACTTCTATCACCCCTTGAGCCTGGCTGACATAGCTTGAGACTAAATGTAGCCCCAGACCGTGATCGCCCTCCAGTTTGCTGGTAACACCCATCTCAAATACCCGATCGGCAATATCGGGGTCAATCCCTGTTCCTTGATCGGCCACTTCAATGACCAATTCTTGCTCACCGTCATAGATATAAACCTCGACAGGGTAATGCGGCAATGGACAAGCGAGCGTGGCTTCTACGGCATTATCGATAACATTACCGATGATTGACATCAATTCGGTCTCACTCAGCGAAGGCGGAATGGTGTTGAGCTGGCAGCGCGGATCAAAGCTCAGTTCAATGCCTTTCTCACGGGCACTGGCGAATTTACCGAGCAGTAAACCACACAGAGCTGGCGAGCAGATACGGCTGGAGATGAAATCCAGCACCGCTTGCGCCCCTTCAGATTGTGCTTCAATGTAACGAATCGCTTCTTCATAGCGCTTGAGGTGCAGTAACCCCGCGAGGGTGGCGGTCCAGTTTAGCTGTTCATGACGCAGGATGCGCAGGCTGTTGGCATAGCGCTTCACCTGGCTTAACTGCATGCTCAGGGTATGAATATCATTCTTATCACGAAAACTGATGACCCAGCCTTGCAGTTCGTCTTCGAGCATAATACGTACCCGGCTGGCGATGACCGTCACCTGATTAAAGCGGCAAATTTCATCATGGGTATCGTTTTTCCACATCGTGTCACAGGAGAAAAAGGGAACCGGTGTGATGACGTCATCTATCAATAGGCCCCGCAGTTGCCAGGATGGCATACCCAACCCCAGCAAATCCTTTGCGGCATGATTGATAACGGCAATACGGCGTTGTTGGTCGATAGCGATGACGCCTTCATAAATGGATTCCAGCAGCGCTTTTTGCTGGCGCACCAGTAGCCTGATTTCCAGCGGCTCTAAACCAAACATCTGTTTTTTCAGGTTGCGGGAAAACCACCAGGAGAAGAAGAACAGAGCAATCAGCATACTGGTGATAAATAGTCCGACACTCGCTACCTTGCTCCAGGTCAGGTTATCGATACGTTTTTTCAGATAGCCGACAGAGACAATACCAATGACCTGATCACCATCCATAATTGGCGCTTTGCTGCGCAGTGAAATGCCGATAGCACCCCGGCGTAATGTAATGGAGCTTTGTCCTTCCAGAACCTCTTTATTGTCACCCCCAATCATTTCAGTTCCAAGGAGGGACGGTTGTTCAGAATGATAAAGATGGGTAGCACTGTTATCGCCAATGACAATAAAGCTGGCATCGCTGCGGGCTTTAATTTGATCAACCAGATTGTCGATAGTGGTGGTATCGCGTTGTTTCACTGCCTCGACCAGCGAAGGAATAATGGCGATTTCGCGCGCTTGAATTTGCGCCCGGCTGCCTAACTCATCGTAGAGTTGCTGATCTACTGTCCGATAATAGTAAACCCCCGCACTGATAAACAGCAGCGAGAAAAAAATCATCAGGTAGATAAACAGTTTGATATGAAAGGGGAGTCTGACAGTCATATTGTGCCTATTACCTGTAAAGTGCTGAATTGACGTTGGCTAATTTATCATGAAAGGCGTAAAAAGAAGGGAACAAAAAATCGTCTTGTGAAGCGCTACGCATAAAAAATAGCATTGACGTTTATTGGTGATTTTGAACGCCGTGTAAAATAAACGTCACGTTTTATTTCATAATGATTACTTTTTTTAAACATAAAATCCATTTATTGCCCATGGTGCTTTAAACATCATAAAAACCATAAAAACTACGCAGAATGCTCTGTATTTTTTTATTTTTAATTATTTGATTTTAAAAGATAAATTAATTAAAACCATTAAAACCATAAGTGCCATTAAAACTCATTTTTTAATTTGAGGATTGTCACATAATAATAGGACTTGACCTCTTACTATGCCCGGGAAAATAACGAGGGGAGAAGGTTATGAGTACCACTGATGATTCTTATATTGTTGTGAAAGAGAAAGCCTCTGGGCAGGCTTCATTAAAAGACAAGTGGTGGCACGTCCTGGATAACTATAAAATTGGTGTTATTCCAGTGCCGCTGTTTATCCTGGCCGGGTTATTGATTGCGCTGGACTGCCTTGAAGGCAAACTGCCTAGCGATATCGTGGTGATGGTTGCCACGCTGGCGTTCTTCGGTTTTGCCTGTGGCGAGTTCGGTAAACGTTTGCCGTTTATCGGCAAAATGGGGGCTGCGGCTATCTGCGCCACCTTTATTCCGTCTGCGTTGGTGTATTACGGCCTGCTGCCGCAAGTCGTTGTAGATTCCACCACCAAATTCTATAAATCCACCAATATCCTGTACCTCTACATCTGCTGCATCATTGTCGGCAGTATCATGAGTATGAACCGGCAAACGCTGATTCAGGGCTTCCTGCGTATCTTCTTCCCGATGCTGTGCGGTGAAGTGGTTGGCATGGTGGTCGGTATGGGTGTCGGCACTCTGCTGGGGCTGGATCCGTTCCAGATCTTCTTCTTCCTGGTGCTGCCTATCATGGCCGGTGGTGTTGGTGAAGGGGCGATCCCGCTTTCTATCGGTTATGCTGCAATATTGCATATGGATCAAGGTGTTGCGTTGGGTCGCATCCTGCCTATCGTCATGCTGGGCAGCCTGACTGCCATCGTTCTTGCTGGTGTGCTGAACCAATTAGGTAAACGCTATCCGCACCTGACCGGTGAAGGCGAGCTGATGCCAAATAAAGAGAATGGCACCGGGCAGGCACCGGTTTCACTGAGCAGTACGCTGAGCGGCAAAATGGACCCGGCCAATCTGGCTGCGGGAGCTCTGCTGGCTATCCTGCTGTATATGATCGGTATGCTGGGTCACAAACTAATTGGTCTGCCAGCACCGGTCGGCATGCTGTTCGCTGCGGTTATCGTGAAACTACTGAATGGTGCGTCTCCGCGTCTGCTTGAAGGCTCTCAGGTAGTTTACAAATTCTTCCAGACTTCTGTGACGTATCCGATTCTGTTCGCCGTTGGTGTGGCTATCACGCCGTGGGAAGAACTGGTGCATGCGTTCACCATTACCAATCTGCTGGTGATTGTGTCCACCGTTGTGGCACTGGTCACGACCGGTTTCTTTGTTGGTAAGAAAATCGGTATGCATCCGATTGATGTTGCCATCATCTCCTGCTGCCAGAGCGGGCAGGGCGGTACCGGCGACGTGGCGATTCTCACCGCTGGTAACCGTATGGTGCTGATGCCGTTCGCTCAGATTGCGACCCGTATCGGTGGTGCGATCAACGTCTCTGTGGCCTTGCTGGTACTCGGCAAGTTCCTGGTGTGACGGTTTACGATAAAAAAACAAATAACGCCGCAATACGTTGCGGCTTTATTGAAACAGGAAAGATTATGAAACTTGCAAGTTATCGCCATCACGGCAACAACAGTTACGGTATTTACACCTCCGCCGGGCTGATTGATTTGGGCCGCCGCCTGGGCGGACGCTACCCCGACCTGAAAGCCCTGCTGGCCGGTCAGGCGCTCCATGAGGCCGCCGCCTTCCAGGGAGAGACCCCGGATGTGGCCGTCGCCGACGTCACCTTTCTGCCGGTGATTGTCTCGCCCTCCAAAATCCTCTGCGTCGGCATGAACTACGCCGACAAGCGCAAGGAGTTCAACGAGCTGAACCCGGCCCCGACCCTGTTCGTGCGCTTCCCGGATTCGCAGACCGGCCACGGCACCCCGGTGCTCAAGCCGCACTACT
This sequence is a window from Dickeya aquatica. Protein-coding genes within it:
- a CDS encoding response regulator is translated as MPIASTAPPQRPIENFDVLIVEDERKLAHIHAEFIEKHFALRVVGMASTLLEAKRMLQQHKPRLMLLDNYLPDGEGVQLIESELMRSINCSVIFITAASDMNTCAQAIRCGAFDYIIKPVSYPRLRSSLERFIQFVKTQHTYKVVDQQNVDVLYQLQASTTPNGPGSKGIEENTLNLVKQLFMEDPAALFSVDDVVARTGLSKTTARRYLEFGLENQFLDVEMRYGKIGHPRRLYRKKQLD
- a CDS encoding ATP-binding protein; this translates as MTVRLPFHIKLFIYLMIFFSLLFISAGVYYYRTVDQQLYDELGSRAQIQAREIAIIPSLVEAVKQRDTTTIDNLVDQIKARSDASFIVIGDNSATHLYHSEQPSLLGTEMIGGDNKEVLEGQSSITLRRGAIGISLRSKAPIMDGDQVIGIVSVGYLKKRIDNLTWSKVASVGLFITSMLIALFFFSWWFSRNLKKQMFGLEPLEIRLLVRQQKALLESIYEGVIAIDQQRRIAVINHAAKDLLGLGMPSWQLRGLLIDDVITPVPFFSCDTMWKNDTHDEICRFNQVTVIASRVRIMLEDELQGWVISFRDKNDIHTLSMQLSQVKRYANSLRILRHEQLNWTATLAGLLHLKRYEEAIRYIEAQSEGAQAVLDFISSRICSPALCGLLLGKFASAREKGIELSFDPRCQLNTIPPSLSETELMSIIGNVIDNAVEATLACPLPHYPVEVYIYDGEQELVIEVADQGTGIDPDIADRVFEMGVTSKLEGDHGLGLHLVSSYVSQAQGVIEVSDNPPHGAIFSIFIPKNTTFNQSIT
- a CDS encoding 2-hydroxycarboxylate transporter family protein; protein product: MSTTDDSYIVVKEKASGQASLKDKWWHVLDNYKIGVIPVPLFILAGLLIALDCLEGKLPSDIVVMVATLAFFGFACGEFGKRLPFIGKMGAAAICATFIPSALVYYGLLPQVVVDSTTKFYKSTNILYLYICCIIVGSIMSMNRQTLIQGFLRIFFPMLCGEVVGMVVGMGVGTLLGLDPFQIFFFLVLPIMAGGVGEGAIPLSIGYAAILHMDQGVALGRILPIVMLGSLTAIVLAGVLNQLGKRYPHLTGEGELMPNKENGTGQAPVSLSSTLSGKMDPANLAAGALLAILLYMIGMLGHKLIGLPAPVGMLFAAVIVKLLNGASPRLLEGSQVVYKFFQTSVTYPILFAVGVAITPWEELVHAFTITNLLVIVSTVVALVTTGFFVGKKIGMHPIDVAIISCCQSGQGGTGDVAILTAGNRMVLMPFAQIATRIGGAINVSVALLVLGKFLV